The DNA segment GAGTCCCAGAGCTGGGGTCCACAGCCTCAGGGGATGGAGGGTCTGAGGGCTATTGGGGCCTGCCCTGGATCCAGTTCCCTGAGTCCCCACTTCACACCCCCAGGGCCTCCCCGCTTTTTCCACCTCCAAGCTCCTGCTAGGCTCATGCCTGTCTATTGCAGGGACCCAGGGCCGGAACCAGGAGGAGCGCCTGCTCGCAGACCTGATGCAAAACTACGACCCCAACCTGAGGCCCGCGGAACGAGACTCGGATGTGGTCAATGTCAGCCTGAAGCTAACCCTCACCAACCTCATCTCCCTGGTAAGCCGCAGGGTGGAGGAGGGCTCAGCGCACCAGGCCCTCGGACCTGCTGGGGATAGCATGGGGTGGCTCCAGCCACCAACAGGTTGGAGGGCCCTGCAGCGGACAGGCTGGGGTCTGGAAAACCCCCATGGTTGTGGGGGAGTACTATCAAGAGGCTGGGGGATGCTTGGCCCCATTGGTGGCCTGTGGGGACTGGCACTGAAGTCAGGGGCTGAGCCCTCCATACTGCATCCTTGCACCCCCAGAACGAGCGAGAGGAAGCCCTCACCACCAATGTCTGGATAGAGATGGTAAGAGGCCACCCTGCCACCCTCCTTCCATCAGGGGTCCCACCCCACCACCCTCCTTCCATCAGGGGtcccaccccaccaccccaaGGCCTCCTGAGAGTTGCCTGCCCCGTTCCTGCCTCTTCTGTCCTCTTGGGCTGGATGCCCACTCCCAGGGGTGTGGTGCAGCGGACGGCAGAGGCCTAGCAACTGCCCCTCCCCCTGCAGCAGTGGTGCGACTATCGCCTGCGCTGGGATCCGCGAGACTATGAAGGCTTGTGGGTGCTGAGGGTGCCGTCCACCATGGTGTGGCGGCCGGATATCGTGCTGGAGAACAAGTGAGGAGGCGGCACAGGCAGGGGTGTGGGGGACAAAGCACACAGGGTCTGGGCCCAGCAGAACAAGAGGGctctgagaaaagagaaagatgagcAGAGGGTGCAAATCAGGCACCTGTGGGGCTAGGGAAGAACTGGATGGAGCAGGTGCCGAGGGCAGGGCCTTGGGTATGGCCTCTGACCCCAGGGCCAGCAGACCAGACCCTACGCCAGGCTCCATCTCCTCTGGGCTGGGCCACCTGGGTGGGCTGCTCCCTTCCCTGTAACACGGGGCCGCTGACGGGTCCTATAGAAGCTGGTGGGAGTCAACAAGACAGGCATGAAAAGTGCATCACTCGGGGGCTGGCACATGCTGTGGGCTTAACATGTTAGTCGCTATTatgactattattattaaaactagacagagaaagagaagcagaaatTAGGAGGTGGTGCCTGAGGAAGTCTGTCTGGGGCGGGgggtggcaggaggattgctggggGGACCTAGTGGTCCGGGTGGGAACCAGTCAGGGGGTGACAGGCTGGTAGGGACTGATGTCCCCAGGCCCCTATCCACATGGGGCACAGGGGCTGTTCTGGGGCTGGGGTGTCAGGGGCTGAGCCCACAGCCTCGTGGCCTGGCCTGTTCTGTGCACACAGTGTGGACGGTGTCTTCGAGGTGGCCCTCTACTGCAATGTGCTCGTGTCCCCGGACGGCTGTATCTACTGGCTGCCGCCTGCCATCTTCCGTTCCGCCTGCTCTATCTCAGTCACCTACTTCCCCTTCGACTGGCAGAACTGCTCCCTTATCTTCCAGTGAGGCCATTTATTGGGGAGGATTAAGAGAGCTGCTCTCAGAGGGGCCTGGGCAGTGGTGGGGTAAGGCCTGGGCAAGGCTTCTGGCCTTGGCTCTGGCAGCACCTACAGGCCTGGCTCCATCTCCCCTGGGCCTCTGTGCCCATCTCAGGCTAAGACGCCTGAAAGTGCCCAAGCTCTCCCTGCTAAGCCCGAGTCCCCTCACTCATCCTCctttactgcctcagtttcctcgtctgtgcCCCAAGGGGAGACATTCACGCCTGGGGTGCGTGGGTGAgaaggcacacatgcacacaagatGCATGCCTGCGCACACACGAAACCACTGTACACTCCAGACCCACAGGGAGGCGGGGCTGTCCTGTGAGAGAGGGGCCCTGGCAGGGAATCCAGCGGAAGCATGTATGCAACCAAGCCACCCCTGGGGGTCTCTGGGTCTGTTTCCTCAAACCTAAGTGTGGGAAGGAGGGCCCGGGGGAGGGTTCTCCTGTATCTTAGAGGAGCAGTTTTTCCACAAGCAAAACTGGCAGGGAGACTCCCCTCCGTAGACACAGGGGTCCTCCTTAGGTAGGCATGTATTTTCTACATTGCCATCATCAGCCCCTCCTGCCAGACAGCAGTGGGAGAGACAAATGCAGAGTGACCCTGGGCCCATCAGCCAGGTGAGGgccctgcagcctcctgggccttCAACTCAATCTTCCTGACCCCAAAGAGCCCCAGGTCCCCCTGCTCTCCGTATCTCACCACTGGGGTTTTACAGAGAACTCAGAAAGCGTGGGGCTGCATTTTGTTGAAGCAAAGCTGCGCACACTTGTCCCCAGATGGTCATCCCCATGCAGTCATGGCAGGTCTACCCACTCAACATTTAGCCTCTTTCCTCTGTGACTCCCAGGTCCCAGACTTACAGCACCAATGAGATTGATCTGCAGCTGAGTCAGGAAGATGGCCAGACCATCGAGTGGATTTTCATTGACCCTGAGGCCTTCACAGGTAACCCCCACCTAAGGGCTCCCCAGGCAGCCTCATCCAGGGCTCCTGCTGGACCCAGCTATGGTCAAGGCTGGACCAAGGTCAAATCCCTCCCATGTAActcaaaatgaaaactacagcaaaccataaaatatgctttttaaaacgTCCAACAAAGCTCTGACTTTCCTCATGATAATGACTCCAATTTTAGAAGAGGCTCGAGTATCCAATCTCCCACCCCACTTCTGTCCCTCAAGGGTGCCTCCTCTGCTGGTGCTCCTTAGGGCACATGCTGCCCTTGCAGCTGGGTCACTCGGCTGCAGGGATCTGCCTAGCCCACACTTCCTGtgcccactcctgcctgcctgcccgcccgcAGAGAATGGGGAGTGGGCCATCCAGCACCGACCAGCCAAGATGCTCCTGGACCCAGCGGCACCAGCCCAGGAGGCAGGCCACCAGAAGGTGGTGTTCTACCTGCTCATCCAGCGCAAGCCCCTCTTCTACGTCATCAACATCATCGCCCCCTGTGTGCTCATTTCCTCCGTCGCCATCCTCATCTACTTCCTTCCTGCCAAGGGTACCTGGAGCCTATGGGAGGGAGCCATCCAGTAGCACAGGGGATAcctgggaggccggggtgggcccTACCTGGGGCACAGAGTGGCATTATGACCCAGGACAGAGGCAGCGGGCTACTTCTGGGGTAAGGGGTTCCTCCGTGGGTGGGGGAGGTAGGAACCTGCTCTGAGAACCTCTCGGTCACGGGTAGCTGGGGGCCAGAAGTGTACCGTCGCCATCAACGTGCTCCTGGCCCAGACTGTCTTCCTCTTCCTTGTGGCCAAGAAGGTGCCTGAAACCTCCCAGGCGGTGCCACTCATCAGCAAGTAAGGCTGGTCTTCATGCCCACCCGCCTACCCCACTCTCCCTTCTTGGGAGCACGATGGCCTCCTGCACTGCCCTCTTGCCTTCCATCCACCCCACCATCCTCAATTCAGGAGGCCTGAGGGGGGCAGCCACTAAGGGTGGGGGTGGCATCATGGTATGGGCTGCCAGCTCCTGCCCACTCCACCCTGACAGGTATCTGACCTTCCTCCTGGTGGTGACCATCCTCATTGTCGTGAATGCTGTGGTTGTGCTCAATGTCTCCTTGCggtctccacacacacactccatggCCCGAGGGGTCCGCAAGGCAAGGACCCTCCCTGCCCACTTGAACATCCTGCTGCCCACTCCCCTACGCCTCCCTCTCACACGCCCTGGCCGTACTCCTCACCTGTGGCATTCCACAGCACACCCATCCTGGGTGTATCTGGAAGCATGGACCAAAATCGATTACAGTAATACAGTAATGAAATTGCTTCCTGGATGCCAGGGATATTACAAATGTTAATGTATTTCACCTTCATAAAACCCATATCGTCTCCagttacagatgaggacattgaggcgcagagaggttaagtaacctgcccaagaaAGTGCA comes from the Symphalangus syndactylus isolate Jambi chromosome 8, NHGRI_mSymSyn1-v2.1_pri, whole genome shotgun sequence genome and includes:
- the CHRNG gene encoding acetylcholine receptor subunit gamma codes for the protein MHGGQGLLLLLLLLAVCLGTQGRNQEERLLADLMQNYDPNLRPAERDSDVVNVSLKLTLTNLISLNEREEALTTNVWIEMQWCDYRLRWDPRDYEGLWVLRVPSTMVWRPDIVLENNVDGVFEVALYCNVLVSPDGCIYWLPPAIFRSACSISVTYFPFDWQNCSLIFQSQTYSTNEIDLQLSQEDGQTIEWIFIDPEAFTENGEWAIQHRPAKMLLDPAAPAQEAGHQKVVFYLLIQRKPLFYVINIIAPCVLISSVAILIYFLPAKAGGQKCTVAINVLLAQTVFLFLVAKKVPETSQAVPLISKYLTFLLVVTILIVVNAVVVLNVSLRSPHTHSMARGVRKVFLRLLPQLLRMHIRPLAPAAVQDTQSRLQNGSSGWLITTGEEVALCLPRSELLFQQWQRQGLVAAALEKLEKGPELGPSQFCGSLKQAAPAIQACVEACNLIARARHQQSHFDNGNEEWFLVGRVLDRVCFLAMLSLFVCGTAGIFLMAHYNRVPALPFPGDPRPYLPSPD